In Ruminococcaceae bacterium BL-6, a genomic segment contains:
- a CDS encoding DNA polymerase yields the protein MKLLSIDIETYSSVNLAKSGVYRYVEAPDFEILLFSYSVDGGAVRVVDLACGEKIPADILNALKDKSVTKWAFNANFERICLSRFLGFPTGEYLEPAQWHCSMIWAATMGLPLSLEGVGAVLGLEKQKLTEGKELIKFFCQPCTPTKANRQRTRNYPHHAPDKWSTFKKYNARDVETEMSIQAKLAKYPVPDGIWEEYYLDQEINDRGVALDMTLVREAIAIDRRSRSELTAAMKKLTELDNPNSVQQIKQWLADNGMETDTLGKKAVAELLKTTPPELAEVLALRQQLSKSSVKKYQAMENAVCADGRARGMFQFYGANRTGRFAGRLIQMQNLPQNHLEDLAEARALVRCGDFDALKMLYEDVPDTLSQLIRTAFVPKKGAKFIVSDFSAIEARVIAWFAGEQWRQAVFAKGGDIYCASASQMFKVPVEKHGINGHLRQKGKIAELALGYGGSVGALKAMGALEMGLTEEELPTLVDAWRQSNPHIVKLWWDVDRAALEAVRNKHTNSTHGIVFSCQSGMLFITLPSGRRLAYVKPRIGENKFGGQCITYEGVGGTKKWDRLDSYGPKLVENVVQATARDILMFAMQTLRRCAIVMHIHDELVIEADPQMSLSAVCEQMGRTPPWAKGLLLRADGYETDFYKKD from the coding sequence ATGAAATTACTCAGTATCGATATTGAAACATATTCCAGTGTGAACCTTGCCAAATCAGGTGTTTATCGCTATGTCGAAGCACCGGATTTTGAGATTCTTCTGTTCAGTTATAGCGTGGACGGCGGTGCAGTGCGGGTCGTTGACCTTGCCTGCGGGGAGAAAATTCCTGCGGATATCCTCAACGCACTTAAAGATAAAAGCGTGACAAAATGGGCCTTTAACGCCAACTTTGAACGTATCTGCCTGTCCCGTTTCCTTGGGTTTCCGACCGGAGAATATCTCGAACCGGCACAGTGGCATTGCTCCATGATATGGGCCGCCACGATGGGCTTGCCGCTTTCACTGGAGGGCGTCGGTGCTGTGCTGGGGCTGGAAAAGCAAAAGCTCACCGAGGGCAAGGAGCTCATCAAATTTTTCTGTCAGCCCTGCACGCCGACAAAAGCCAACCGGCAGCGTACCCGCAATTACCCGCATCATGCGCCGGACAAATGGTCGACGTTCAAAAAATATAACGCCCGCGACGTGGAAACGGAAATGTCCATTCAGGCAAAACTCGCAAAATACCCGGTGCCGGACGGCATCTGGGAGGAATACTACCTCGATCAGGAAATCAACGACCGGGGCGTTGCCTTGGATATGACGCTGGTACGAGAGGCTATTGCCATTGACAGGCGCTCCCGCTCCGAATTGACCGCGGCCATGAAAAAGCTGACTGAGCTGGATAATCCAAACTCCGTGCAGCAGATCAAGCAGTGGCTTGCGGATAACGGCATGGAAACGGACACCCTTGGCAAAAAGGCTGTGGCGGAGCTTTTGAAAACAACGCCGCCGGAGCTTGCCGAGGTACTTGCTCTCCGGCAACAGCTTTCCAAATCCTCTGTGAAGAAGTATCAGGCGATGGAGAATGCGGTCTGCGCCGACGGTCGCGCACGCGGCATGTTCCAGTTTTACGGCGCCAATAGAACCGGCAGATTCGCTGGACGGCTCATTCAAATGCAAAACCTGCCACAAAACCATCTGGAGGATTTGGCTGAAGCCCGCGCTCTTGTGCGCTGCGGCGACTTCGATGCGCTGAAAATGCTTTACGAGGATGTACCGGATACGCTGTCTCAGCTGATACGCACGGCATTTGTACCGAAAAAGGGTGCAAAGTTCATCGTTTCTGACTTCAGTGCCATCGAAGCTCGCGTGATCGCTTGGTTTGCCGGCGAGCAGTGGCGGCAGGCCGTTTTCGCCAAGGGCGGCGACATCTACTGCGCTTCGGCGTCGCAGATGTTTAAGGTGCCTGTTGAGAAGCATGGCATCAATGGCCATCTGCGGCAAAAAGGAAAAATTGCAGAGTTGGCGCTGGGCTACGGCGGCAGCGTCGGTGCGCTCAAGGCGATGGGCGCTCTTGAAATGGGTCTGACCGAGGAGGAGCTACCGACGCTGGTGGACGCTTGGCGGCAGTCCAATCCCCACATCGTGAAGCTCTGGTGGGACGTGGACCGGGCGGCGCTTGAGGCTGTCCGCAACAAGCACACCAACAGTACGCATGGCATCGTGTTCTCCTGCCAGAGCGGGATGCTCTTTATCACGCTGCCCTCCGGCCGGAGACTCGCTTATGTGAAACCGCGCATCGGTGAAAACAAATTCGGCGGTCAGTGTATTACCTACGAGGGTGTCGGCGGCACGAAGAAGTGGGATCGGTTGGATTCCTACGGGCCGAAGCTCGTGGAAAACGTCGTTCAGGCAACCGCCCGCGATATCCTCATGTTTGCTATGCAGACGCTTCGCCGCTGCGCCATTGTTATGCATATTCATGACGAGCTGGTCATTGAAGCTGATCCGCAGATGTCGCTTTCCGCTGTCTGCGAACAGATGGGTCGAACACCGCCGTGGGCGAAGGGACTGCTGCTCCGCGCTGATGGATACGAAACGGATTTCTATAAAAAAGATTGA
- a CDS encoding conserved protein of unknown function (Evidence 4 : Unknown function but conserved in other organisms), which translates to MPPKGHAILSASSADRWLHCPPSARLCESYDDKGSDYAAEGTDAHALCEYKLRKALGLPATDPTENLTWFNEEMSDCAAGYAAYVLEQVEASKQTCADPVVLIEQRVDFSRWVEGGFGTADCIIIADGTLQIIDYKHGLGVLVSAEENPQLMCYALGALELFDKIYDIDTVSMTIYQPRRDNVSTYEISKDDLYQWADEVLKPTAELAFAGDGNFLCGEWCGFCKAKTDCRARAEANLELARYEFKLPPLLTDKDIEDILAKVDELVSWAADIKEYALRQALSGKKWNGWKLVEGRSNRRYTNDALVANAVESIGFDPYEHKVLGVTAMQKLLGKSRFDELLAVYIEKPQGKPTLVPESDKRPAINTAKNDFMEENDYE; encoded by the coding sequence ATGCCACCTAAAGGACACGCCATTCTCTCCGCATCCAGTGCTGACCGTTGGCTCCACTGCCCGCCGTCCGCCAGACTCTGCGAGAGCTACGACGATAAGGGCAGCGACTACGCCGCCGAAGGCACCGACGCTCACGCGCTGTGCGAATACAAGCTCCGGAAGGCGCTGGGGCTTCCCGCCACCGACCCGACTGAAAACCTGACATGGTTCAACGAGGAAATGAGCGACTGCGCCGCCGGCTATGCGGCCTATGTGCTCGAACAGGTGGAAGCGTCAAAGCAGACCTGCGCCGATCCTGTTGTTCTCATTGAACAGCGTGTGGATTTCTCCCGCTGGGTGGAGGGTGGCTTCGGCACTGCAGACTGCATCATCATCGCGGACGGCACCCTGCAGATCATTGACTACAAGCACGGTCTGGGCGTACTCGTGAGCGCTGAGGAAAATCCACAGCTCATGTGTTATGCGCTCGGTGCGCTGGAGCTGTTCGACAAAATTTATGACATCGACACGGTCAGCATGACTATTTACCAGCCGCGCCGGGACAACGTAAGCACCTACGAAATTTCCAAAGACGACCTTTACCAATGGGCTGACGAGGTGTTGAAGCCCACCGCTGAACTCGCGTTTGCTGGCGACGGCAACTTCCTCTGCGGCGAATGGTGCGGTTTCTGCAAAGCTAAGACCGACTGCCGTGCCCGCGCCGAAGCGAATCTGGAACTTGCCCGGTACGAGTTCAAGCTCCCGCCGCTCCTCACGGATAAGGATATTGAGGACATTCTCGCCAAGGTGGACGAGCTCGTCTCGTGGGCGGCGGACATCAAGGAATACGCACTCCGGCAAGCGCTCAGCGGCAAGAAGTGGAACGGCTGGAAGCTGGTTGAAGGTCGCTCCAACCGCAGGTACACAAACGATGCCCTTGTTGCTAATGCTGTTGAAAGCATAGGCTTTGACCCCTATGAGCACAAGGTGCTGGGCGTCACCGCCATGCAGAAGCTGCTCGGCAAATCCCGCTTTGACGAACTCCTCGCGGTCTACATTGAAAAGCCGCAGGGCAAACCCACGCTCGTGCCGGAGAGCGATAAGCGTCCGGCAATCAACACAGCCAAAAATGATTTTATGGAGGAAAACGATTATGAATAA
- a CDS encoding protein of unknown function (Evidence 5 : Unknown function), translating to MSLVIHKASSNLRTFRFSLSSLPTGKKEAHRTKNQKNNFAPRQKALAEGKLKYLFMT from the coding sequence TTGTCTCTTGTCATTCATAAGGCTTCCTCCAATCTAAGGACTTTTCGTTTTTCCCTGTCCTCACTACCCACTGGAAAAAAGGAAGCCCATCGTACAAAAAATCAGAAAAATAATTTTGCTCCCCGCCAGAAAGCTTTGGCAGAGGGCAAACTCAAGTATTTATTTATGACCTAA
- a CDS encoding Phage protein, whose translation MNNSTTKVNNPMKVITGPDTRWSYANVWEPKSINGGTPKFSVSLIIPKPDTKTLTKIKAAIEAAYHEGEAKLKGNGKSVPPLAALKTPLRDGDTERPDDEAYANAYFINANATTAPGIVDADRNPILTRSEVYSGVYGRASISFYAFNSNGNKGIACGLNNLQKIRDGEPLGGRASAESDFATDDDADFLN comes from the coding sequence ATGAATAACAGCACTACGAAGGTCAATAACCCGATGAAGGTCATCACCGGTCCCGATACCCGCTGGTCTTACGCCAATGTCTGGGAGCCTAAGTCCATCAACGGCGGTACGCCGAAATTCTCCGTCAGCCTGATTATCCCCAAGCCCGACACTAAGACGCTCACCAAGATCAAGGCGGCTATTGAGGCGGCTTACCACGAGGGCGAAGCAAAGCTCAAGGGCAACGGTAAATCTGTGCCTCCGCTGGCGGCTCTCAAAACCCCGCTGCGTGACGGCGACACCGAACGCCCCGATGATGAAGCCTACGCCAACGCCTACTTCATCAATGCCAACGCAACTACGGCTCCCGGTATTGTGGACGCCGACCGCAATCCGATTTTGACCCGCTCGGAGGTCTACTCCGGCGTGTACGGCAGGGCAAGTATCAGCTTCTATGCTTTCAATTCCAATGGAAACAAGGGCATCGCCTGTGGGCTCAACAACCTGCAGAAGATCCGCGACGGTGAACCCCTCGGCGGCAGGGCAAGCGCTGAGTCCGATTTTGCCACCGACGATGACGCCGACTTTTTGAACTGA
- a CDS encoding conserved protein of unknown function (Evidence 4 : Unknown function but conserved in other organisms), producing MSELVFATVLIEIKNAFRDTVADPDLIELLYDAVALPVGLENSNGCAITVSKGTASKIMNREKGGNPLRAIRSASTDRRVTNTIVEYFKKSIVPRFLEGMEDEVIFHLRGVIKADKQISDRRKSELMKWGQKNTLAEFLANVFLYSLTRDNVFPQEAIAANSQELEEYKKHPLEPVEIPDSVIMEERKYAMALADVYGELEHVENFDLSLLPRYIAYQKHFSEQRGYYFAAEAVRRGTRDIYRKNDPDQFEILKDETYEGVKEVWEDDYKDGMTRLRKVMAQASLTRVDRCWLSRDTDWIGNPQKKGVCHFLVKEDRLKGWVRKDAEQTV from the coding sequence TTGAGCGAGCTTGTTTTTGCTACAGTGCTTATCGAAATAAAGAATGCTTTTCGGGACACTGTTGCCGATCCGGATCTGATTGAGCTGCTGTATGATGCCGTTGCGCTTCCTGTAGGACTGGAAAATAGCAATGGATGTGCAATAACTGTCAGCAAAGGAACGGCCAGTAAAATCATGAACCGAGAAAAAGGCGGGAATCCTCTCCGCGCAATTCGAAGCGCTTCCACAGATCGAAGAGTTACGAATACAATCGTTGAATATTTTAAGAAATCAATCGTACCCCGCTTTCTTGAAGGGATGGAGGATGAAGTCATATTTCATCTTAGAGGCGTCATAAAAGCGGACAAGCAGATTTCTGACAGAAGGAAATCTGAATTGATGAAATGGGGACAAAAAAATACACTTGCCGAGTTCTTGGCAAATGTATTTTTATATTCACTGACACGAGATAACGTCTTCCCGCAGGAGGCGATAGCAGCAAACTCTCAGGAACTGGAAGAGTATAAGAAGCACCCGTTGGAGCCTGTCGAAATACCAGATAGCGTGATAATGGAAGAACGAAAATATGCGATGGCCTTGGCTGACGTTTACGGAGAATTGGAGCATGTTGAAAATTTTGATCTTTCTTTGCTGCCTCGGTATATAGCGTATCAGAAGCACTTCAGCGAACAACGCGGGTACTATTTTGCAGCTGAAGCTGTTAGACGGGGAACGCGGGATATTTATCGAAAAAATGATCCTGACCAATTTGAAATACTGAAGGATGAGACATATGAGGGTGTGAAGGAAGTCTGGGAAGATGATTACAAAGATGGCATGACACGTCTCCGCAAAGTTATGGCGCAGGCATCGCTAACACGTGTTGATAGATGTTGGTTAAGCCGGGATACAGATTGGATAGGCAATCCACAAAAGAAAGGTGTTTGCCATTTTCTTGTGAAGGAAGACAGATTGAAGGGCTGGGTGAGGAAAGATGCCGAACAAACTGTTTAA
- a CDS encoding HTH cro/C1-type domain-containing protein — MPKAISYDKLWKLLIDKKMNRTDLKEKSGISTASLAKLGKNENLTTGVLLKICTALNCDIGDIMEIVPNESAEATNSQK; from the coding sequence ATGCCTAAAGCGATAAGCTATGATAAACTGTGGAAGCTTTTGATTGATAAAAAAATGAATCGTACTGATCTTAAAGAAAAAAGCGGCATCAGCACTGCTTCTCTTGCCAAACTTGGGAAAAATGAGAATCTCACCACAGGCGTTCTATTGAAAATTTGTACGGCGCTTAATTGTGATATTGGCGATATAATGGAGATTGTGCCGAATGAAAGCGCCGAGGCGACAAATTCTCAAAAATAG
- a CDS encoding conserved protein of unknown function (Evidence 4 : Unknown function but conserved in other organisms), whose amino-acid sequence MSISKFNIEGYYDPTAYEALSLIEKEERALRAFRPIVYICSPFSGAVDENIAAAQRYSRFAVDNGYIPVAPHLLFPQFLDDSNPKERQLGLFFGNALMSKCAEVWVFGSTVSAGMEAEIKRAKWKDYRLRYFTENCEEVQE is encoded by the coding sequence ATGAGTATAAGCAAGTTTAATATCGAGGGCTATTATGACCCTACCGCTTATGAAGCCCTGTCGCTGATTGAAAAGGAAGAACGCGCACTGCGGGCTTTTCGGCCGATTGTCTATATTTGTTCTCCGTTTTCGGGAGCTGTGGACGAGAATATTGCGGCGGCGCAGCGCTACAGCCGATTTGCCGTGGACAATGGCTACATACCCGTTGCGCCACACCTGCTGTTTCCGCAATTTCTCGACGACAGCAATCCGAAGGAGCGCCAGCTTGGACTATTCTTCGGGAACGCTCTGATGAGCAAATGCGCCGAGGTGTGGGTGTTTGGCAGCACCGTCTCAGCCGGTATGGAGGCTGAAATCAAACGTGCCAAGTGGAAAGATTACCGCTTGCGCTATTTTACAGAAAACTGCGAGGAGGTGCAGGAATAG
- a CDS encoding conserved protein of unknown function (Evidence 4 : Unknown function but conserved in other organisms), whose product MPNKLFNTTFENALRLLILLDVYEYPQTLDMLYAIDFMATYGKTFNITESNLNGDNQYKFSEFASRREAVKTALKALVLYGLVQALNLNDGIAYIISSDGEDYCNSLESEYAAEYRRNTQLVIQNVAGKTERELISNINKMSAKSLMEEEPRE is encoded by the coding sequence ATGCCGAACAAACTGTTTAACACAACGTTTGAAAACGCCCTTCGTCTCCTAATCCTTTTGGATGTCTATGAATACCCACAGACGCTGGATATGCTTTATGCAATTGATTTTATGGCTACATATGGAAAGACGTTTAACATAACAGAATCTAACCTTAATGGCGACAACCAGTATAAATTCAGTGAGTTTGCTTCCAGACGCGAAGCGGTAAAAACTGCCCTGAAAGCTTTGGTTCTGTATGGATTGGTACAGGCGTTGAATCTCAATGACGGAATAGCTTATATCATTTCATCGGATGGCGAAGATTATTGCAATTCACTGGAAAGCGAATATGCAGCTGAATATCGCCGGAATACGCAGCTTGTCATTCAAAACGTCGCTGGTAAAACTGAACGAGAACTGATTTCCAACATAAATAAAATGTCAGCAAAGTCATTGATGGAGGAGGAGCCGCGAGAATGA
- a CDS encoding conserved protein of unknown function (Evidence 4 : Unknown function but conserved in other organisms), whose amino-acid sequence MQNQDNQRKIYIRSTKTWVPVTEEVYLEYYRPIWRTQKAAQKAGQCFCPKNKLWLCDGDCAMCEYRAAGNTVSLDAPIENADGDAFSLVDTIEDPTADFADVLVDRLLLEQLLDELAVRDPEGKRICELIMEGCSKTEIADTLQREFGGDWYKSKAVYREKQVLERLRKHILGHK is encoded by the coding sequence ATGCAAAACCAAGACAATCAGCGCAAAATCTACATTCGCAGCACCAAAACGTGGGTACCCGTAACCGAAGAAGTCTATCTCGAATATTACCGACCCATTTGGCGCACACAGAAGGCTGCACAAAAGGCCGGTCAGTGCTTTTGCCCCAAGAACAAGCTCTGGCTGTGTGACGGCGACTGTGCCATGTGCGAATACCGCGCCGCCGGTAATACGGTGTCGCTTGACGCACCGATAGAAAACGCCGATGGTGATGCGTTCAGTCTCGTCGATACCATTGAGGACCCGACCGCAGATTTTGCCGATGTCCTTGTGGACAGGCTTTTGCTTGAACAGCTTCTCGACGAGTTGGCAGTGCGTGACCCCGAGGGCAAACGTATCTGCGAGCTCATTATGGAAGGCTGCTCAAAAACTGAAATCGCGGATACTCTCCAACGAGAGTTCGGTGGCGACTGGTATAAGTCCAAAGCGGTTTACCGTGAAAAGCAGGTGCTCGAGCGGCTGCGTAAACACATCTTAGGTCATAAATAA
- a CDS encoding protein of unknown function (Evidence 5 : Unknown function), with amino-acid sequence MNDKRQITDTDEELIDTLLAISVVSKRLARNLSILAAQSKSTEGGGKSDEQNERDVRDHQRIKGYCIFC; translated from the coding sequence ATGAATGACAAGAGACAAATCACTGACACCGACGAGGAATTGATTGACACCTTGCTTGCGATCAGCGTCGTGTCCAAGCGGCTGGCGAGAAATCTTTCTATCCTCGCTGCCCAGAGCAAATCTACGGAAGGAGGAGGAAAATCAGATGAGCAAAATGAGCGAGATGTCCGCGACCATCAAAGAATTAAGGGATATTGCATCTTCTGTTAA
- a CDS encoding conserved protein of unknown function (Evidence 4 : Unknown function but conserved in other organisms) translates to MSKMSEMSATIKELRDIASSVNSIANWLAEQFSGNEPEPEAAPVEPVLTLEAVRAVLADKSRAGFTAQIRSLLQKYGADKLSGVDPANYKALLADAEGLTDAT, encoded by the coding sequence ATGAGCAAAATGAGCGAGATGTCCGCGACCATCAAAGAATTAAGGGATATTGCATCTTCTGTTAATTCCATCGCCAACTGGCTGGCGGAGCAGTTCAGCGGCAATGAGCCAGAACCGGAAGCGGCACCTGTCGAGCCGGTGTTGACGCTGGAAGCGGTCAGAGCTGTCCTTGCAGACAAGTCCCGCGCGGGCTTCACCGCTCAGATTCGCTCTCTGCTCCAGAAGTACGGCGCCGATAAGCTGTCGGGTGTTGACCCGGCCAACTACAAGGCGCTGCTTGCAGATGCGGAGGGACTGACCGATGCCACCTAA
- a CDS encoding AAA_23 domain-containing protein — protein sequence MRRFIIKQISASGANVEYSSVQFNDGVNIIHGPSNTGKSHVMNCINFMFGGKIPFTFSNTGYDTISMTLETDDGYSLSAQRKIVDGKSGETGDGTVTVVTDVPGIESREYKLSTKDYSDLLLKLMGIKKRPKIIVKQNLDDGDLTFRTMVHFFYIDENHIFREGTAFDMPGYSKITASLTSLLYMMTGDDLHRLVPEVSQEERDRKATQKTGVIIYLNKKIKELTDRKGAVEESIAQEADVDISAKIESILNEIERVEREIVNASEESRKLLEQIYTASAKLEEARFLRDRYQALRSQYNSDLKRLRFIADGDRKASNITRSVKCPFCNGTIKKTDKQRESYIDASNAELARITLQLRDLNVAEKDTEADITALEAHLKTLNARNDTITNLINRKLRPRAAELRETVDAYKRVLLTREELVAIERMSNELSADVFNKENEEDDSDLKFDAKKQFDRTVWRMLSDRFGEMVKDCAYPNRPEAYISIDTADAVVGGKHKKNEGKGYRAFLNTIMLFNLMKYLEEHGAYALHLLALDSPILSLKEKKIQMAENEKATPGMKESLFKYMIENCGANQVIIAENEIPEHVDYSKATLIEFTMDDHNGRYGFLRSKPN from the coding sequence ATGAGAAGATTTATCATTAAGCAGATATCTGCTTCTGGCGCTAATGTAGAGTATTCCTCTGTTCAGTTTAATGACGGTGTTAACATCATTCACGGGCCCTCTAATACCGGTAAGTCTCATGTCATGAATTGTATAAACTTTATGTTTGGAGGGAAGATCCCGTTTACTTTTTCCAATACCGGATATGACACTATATCTATGACATTAGAAACAGATGATGGCTATAGTCTTTCTGCTCAGAGAAAAATTGTTGATGGCAAAAGCGGCGAAACCGGGGATGGAACAGTAACGGTCGTGACAGATGTGCCCGGGATCGAAAGCCGTGAGTATAAGCTGTCCACAAAGGACTACAGTGATTTGCTGCTTAAATTGATGGGCATAAAGAAAAGACCCAAAATTATCGTGAAGCAAAACCTTGACGATGGTGACCTGACTTTCCGAACAATGGTACATTTCTTCTATATTGATGAAAATCATATTTTCAGAGAAGGTACAGCATTTGATATGCCGGGCTATTCAAAAATCACTGCAAGCCTCACATCTCTGCTTTATATGATGACCGGCGATGATCTTCACAGATTGGTGCCTGAGGTTAGCCAAGAAGAACGCGACAGGAAAGCAACGCAGAAGACTGGCGTTATCATTTACCTGAACAAGAAAATCAAAGAACTGACTGACAGAAAAGGCGCCGTTGAAGAATCAATTGCTCAAGAGGCAGATGTCGATATTTCAGCAAAGATCGAATCTATTCTCAATGAAATTGAACGCGTCGAAAGAGAAATTGTAAATGCTTCGGAGGAAAGCCGGAAACTGCTTGAACAAATATATACAGCCAGTGCGAAACTTGAAGAAGCCCGATTTCTGCGTGACCGCTATCAAGCATTGCGGTCGCAGTACAACTCTGATTTGAAACGGTTAAGGTTCATTGCTGATGGTGACAGAAAAGCCAGTAATATTACGCGTTCGGTTAAATGTCCTTTCTGCAATGGGACCATCAAGAAAACTGATAAGCAAAGGGAATCATATATCGATGCTTCCAATGCTGAGCTTGCTCGAATAACACTGCAGCTGCGGGATTTGAATGTCGCCGAAAAGGATACTGAGGCAGATATAACCGCTTTGGAAGCACATTTAAAGACGTTGAACGCAAGAAATGATACGATTACGAACCTTATCAATAGGAAATTACGCCCCAGAGCAGCTGAACTACGTGAAACCGTAGATGCGTATAAGAGAGTCCTCTTAACGAGAGAGGAGTTGGTCGCTATTGAGCGGATGTCCAACGAACTCAGTGCCGATGTTTTTAATAAAGAGAATGAAGAAGATGACAGCGACCTGAAATTTGATGCAAAGAAGCAATTTGATCGGACTGTTTGGAGAATGTTAAGCGATAGATTTGGCGAAATGGTTAAGGATTGCGCTTATCCGAATAGGCCAGAGGCGTATATCTCTATTGATACAGCAGATGCAGTTGTTGGCGGGAAGCACAAGAAAAATGAGGGTAAAGGATACCGGGCATTTTTGAATACAATAATGCTTTTTAACCTTATGAAATATCTGGAGGAGCATGGCGCCTATGCACTTCACCTTTTGGCTTTAGATTCACCGATCCTCTCTCTAAAAGAGAAAAAAATACAAATGGCTGAGAACGAAAAGGCTACTCCCGGAATGAAAGAATCCTTGTTCAAGTATATGATAGAAAATTGTGGCGCGAATCAGGTAATCATTGCCGAAAACGAGATTCCGGAACATGTCGATTACAGTAAGGCGACCCTTATTGAATTCACAATGGACGATCACAATGGGCGCTATGGATTCTTGAGAAGTAAGCCCAACTAA